Sequence from the Theropithecus gelada isolate Dixy chromosome 20, Tgel_1.0, whole genome shotgun sequence genome:
GCTACCTGCCCCCTGAGTTCACTGCCGGTGAGTGGGTGAGGGCTGGAGGGGGTGCTGCCATGGGCTCCTGGGGAGACAGTGGCTGGCCATGGAGGCACTGCTGGGCTTAGGGTGCAGTTGGCGTTCTGGGACCCTGATGTGGTCCTTCCTCATGGGCAGGTCTGTCTTCCGAGCTGCGTTCTGTCCTTGTCATGATGCTGGAGCCGGACCCCAAGCTGCGGGCCACGGCTGAGGCCCTGCTGGCACTGCCTATGTTGAGGCAGCCACGGGCCTGGGGTGTGCTGTGGTGCATGGCAGCGGAGGCCCTGAGCCGAGGGTGGGCCCTGTGGCAGGTAAGCTCCTGACAGTGGCGgctgcctgccctgcccccagccccagggtCTGCCTGCCCACATCCTGAGCTTCTCTCCCCCACAGGCCCTGCTTGCCCTGCTCTGCTGGCTCTGGCATGGGCTGGCTCACCCTGCCAGCTGGCTACAGCCCCCAGGCCCGccagccaccccgcctggctcaCCACCCTGCAGCTTGCTCCTGGACAGCAGTCTCTCCAGTAACTGGGATGACGACAGCTTAGGGTGGGTTTGAGTGCAGGGTATGGGGGGCTGGGAGGAAGGTGGGGGATATCACTGGGGCTCCATGGAGATTCGTGGTGAATGGGGACCACTCCCACAAACCTGGCCCCCATCACACCCTGGGGAAGGGACCCAAGACGTGGGGTGCGGCCCGGCCGGGCTTAATGCAGCTGGGCGTGTGGACTGGCTGCTCAGGGCTTGGCTTCACATTAGGGCACCGGCACCCAGGGAGTGGCCGGCCGTGCATCCCCGACACCAGTGGAGGCTGCCAGTGCCCAGGGACAAAACATTGTCCCTTCTCTGGGAAGAGAAAGCCTCTAGAGTCTGGGGAGCGCTGCCCCGGGAACAAGTCCTTGGTCCCTGGGGCGTGGTAGCTGAGTGAGAGGCTGTAATTAGGAAACCACACACTCGGGGCAGACAGCTCTTGGGGACTCCAGTTAGCCCCTTCCTGACAAACATCACCTCCTCCCTCGGGGGCACTTGATAGCGAACAAGAAGTTCCAGGAAGGCTTACATTCACTAAAAGTTTACTTCAGATCTGCCTCAGTCAAGTCCATGTGTTCTGAAAAGGACAGAGGGGGCCTTGGAGTGCAGCCAGATGGAAGGACTTTGAAGGCTGTCCAAGTGCTGCTTTCAGAGTGCACCAAGTTTTTATTGTCCCTGACTGTGGCTCCCTGCCTGTTTGTCAGGCGGGAGCCTGGAGCCTGTGTAGGGACGGAGCTGGTTTCATCCCGTACTCCCTAGCCCTGGACACCCTGTTTGTCTTGCCCGCCCTCCTGCAGGCCCTCACTCTCCCCTGAGGCTGTCCTGGCCCGGACTGTGGGGAGCACCTCCACCCCCCGGAGCAGGTGCACACCCAGGTAAGCAGATCCATGGGCTCGGGTGGGCAGGGCTGGCTTTTGGATCCTGAGTGTCACTACTCTCTCCTCCCTACTCCCAGGGATGCCCTGGACCTAAGTGACATCGACTCAGAGCCTCCTCGGGGCTCCTTCCCCTCCTTTGAGCCTCGGAACCTCCTCAGCCTGTTTGAGGACACCCTAGACCCAACCTGagccccaggctctgcctctgcacTTTTAACCTTTTATCCTGTGCCCCTCCCACCGCCCTTGAAAGCTAGGGCCCCTTGGGAACTCCCATGGTCTTCGGTGCCTGGCCATGTCCAATAAAAAGTATTTGAGCCTTGGGAGCACCCAAGCTTGCTCATGTGGCAACATGGCCCTTCCTGTCCCCTTATTGATGTCATCCAGGGTCTTAGGCCCCTGAGGCTGAGCCCTGCTGTAGAACCCAGCACTCCTAGCCTTGGGCCAGCAGCTGAAGCCCCATGCTGTGTGGAACAAAGAGGTTTCCTGAGCAGGCACATCCCTGGTGGGCACCTGGAGCTGTTGGAGTATGGCACTCAAGGTGGAGGGCAGGCACGGCCCAGAGGTCCCAGGATCCGAGGCCACTGAGCTCCATGTGCCCGTTTCCTAGAAGCAGCAGCTGCGGCCCTTGTGCCTGTGGCCAGCTGGTACAAGAAGGGTCCACGCCCCCTTGGTCCTTTTGCCCTGAATGCCTTACTCCATAGTCTCTGGGCGGAGGGAGCCAGGGCAGGCAAGCTTGTGGCTGCTGGGAGGGCTGGTATGCAGGGCAGAAAGATGGAGGTCAGGAAGCCTGGGCCCAAAGGGCTGGccagaggcctggtgggaggagcAGGATGGGGTGAGGGCTCCAGGCTGGCGGCCTGGCAGGACTTGAACTCTCAGAGCAAGACATGACCCCAGAGTCCCTCTGGTCCAACCCCACAGGTCACAGAGGGTAAAGAGGTCCCAAGAGGGAAAGATTTCCTTCCAGCTGACACAGTAAAACAGGAGCTTGGAGGGAAAAGGCAGGGAAGGAAGTTGGAGTGCCACGGCATGGGCAGAAGAGGTCAGTCCACAGGGAAGAACGGGTGAACAGGGCTCCTGCTGAGACGTCTCGTGAGCTGGAAGCATCCAGGGAGCCAATCCCTTGCAGACAAGTTGGGTAGAACACCTGGAGGCTGCTGTGGGCAGGCTGGCATGGCAGCTCAGTCCCGGGGACAGGCGTGGTGGGCAGCCCAGAGTAGGTCGGGCACAACGCCGGCATGCAGCTGCAGGATGGAGCCCACGCTCAGCAGATGCATGATCTGGTGGGAATTGCCCCAGTAGTCGAAGCGGCCGGGTCCCCAGCGCTCAGGCAGGCGGGCTACGTTCACCAGCCCCCCAAGCAGCGCCAGTGCGTCCATGCGAAGGTAGCAAGGCAGGGAGCCTGGAGCCCCTGAGCCCAGCCCCACTCCCCGGGCCCCAAATACCAGCAGGCGGGCAGCAGCCTGCCAACCAAATGCCCGGAGCCGAGCACTAGTGGAGGGGGCGGTGAGGGCACGCCAGCCGGCCACACCCGACAACACGGTGTAGCCCACCAGGGCAGCCGGGCGCAGCCAGGGCCTGCAGGCCAGGGTGCAGTGGATGATGGGCAGGGCCCCtgcacagaggaaagaacaggagaGGGCACGTCAGTGTGAGGGTCCGCCCGCCCTTCCCTACCCATGGCTTGTATGCGTGTCCCATGCCTCCCCCACCAGTGGCTCCAGCTCCCATCACTCGGACCCTGACTCACCAAGGGTGTTGACAAGGCAGACCCCACACATGTCCAGGGCGAGGAGCCGGGCGTACACAGTGCTGCCCCCTTGGTGGCACATAAAGAGGTGATAGAGCACGGAGCCTGCGGGGGGTGCCAGGCAGGCCACGCAGTGTGTGCCTCCCAGCCAGCCATCCTTGCCCAGTTGACCCCAGGGCATGGTCATTGGCACCAACACCAGGAAGCCCAGCAGGGCCAACCCTAGGGAGGGAGACAGTCATCTACCAGATAGCTTCAGTCACATCCTCAAGGGGACCACAGTCCAGACACAACACAGGGCAGAGCAAGACAGGTCCAGGTAATGCTGTCATCCAGCTGGCCGCCTGGCCTTGGCCAGAGGCAGGCCCTGGGCAAATGGCTTTTGGCACTGGTTACTTATCATGGCTCAGGATGGTCTGGGAAGTAGAGACCATGATCCCCACTTTGCAGGTGATGAAACAGACTTGGAGGGGCTGAGCAACAGGCCCCAGGTGAGCCCAGCAAGTAAGCAATGGCAGAGGACAAGCCTGCGCCCTCCCACCCTCACACTGCTCTCCCCACACAAGCAGGAGGTCACAGGAGAAGCCTAAGGCAGTGAAACCTCAAGCTGAGTTGTGAAGAGGACACATGAGCAGTGATGCCAGCCCGGAGCCACTTAGCTTGCTCTTCCCAACCCAAGTCCTCCCCTCTTCATAAGTGTCCAGACAAATAGAGGCACTGGGCCTTTTTATCTTCCAAAAAGGGGTGAGACCAGGCAGGGGAAGACAAGTCCAGAATGAAGGGAAGGGGGCTGTGAGGGGCTCGTCTCATCTCCCCAGGCCTCTCCCCGGGGAGTTTCATTCCAGCCTAGCCCTTTCTGGGAGTTCTCCACCCCTCCCCGCCGGCCTCTAGCACTGGCCTCCCAGGGGCCAAATGGGGCTCTGAAGTCTGCCCACTCTTGTGGGATGTGGCCTGGCAAAAACTCGGGGAAGGCACCCAGGCCAGGCCCGGCCGCTCAGGGTCCCTTGCCTGCCTGGGGCAGCTCAAGGACGGGCAGGGCTGTGTCAGCAGAGCTCCGCGGGGCGCGGAGGAGGGGCCGGGCGCCTGTTGGGGGAAGAAGGAGCCGCCACCAGGCGGAGCCCCAAGACAGAGCTGCTTGGGGCGGGGGCGTCAGGACGGCTGCGCTGGGAGGCTCCTCCTGGGCCCTCTTCACCGCAGTCAACACCATCTCCCGGCTGGGTGCTGACGGGAGACGGTGCCCAgggcgctgggattacagaggctgGACACCAGGCTCCCTATCCCTGGGGCTCAGAGGGATTAAGCAGGCTCAGACCCCACTCTGCTTCGCTCTCCTGACCCGGCCCCCACCCGCCGGGAAAGCGGAAGCTGGCAGCGCGGCCCGGGACAATGGCAGCTTTGTCACCGCGGCTACTGGCCGTGCCAGGGCCGGCGCAGCCCAGGACTTGGGCGCTGGGGCCCTCCTCGGCCTCAAAGCCCCCGGCCCAACGCGGGCAGGGCGGCCACGGGTGTGGGAAGCGCGTTGCGGGACGCGGCTCACCGTGCGTGTAGATGTTGCCCAGTTCGTTGTGCAGGTAGAAGAGGCTGCGCAGGCAGCCTGAGCCGCTGCTGGCGGGCCGGTACCCGGTCAGCACGAACTTATTGAACTGCAGGTGCGGCGGCGAGCTGGCCCAGTCCAGCAGGCGCGGCCCGGCCAGGAACGCCATGGTCCGTACCACGCGGGCAGCCCGTGCTCCTCCTGTCCCCGAGCCGCCTCCTCAGTGGGGCCGCAGCGTGGGGAGGCCCATCACTGCCAGGCGCCCGGCGCCCACCCGCCGCCCTGCGCTCGATCGGCGCACGCGCTGGCTAGGGGGTCGCAGCCCGCGCCCCTCCCGCGCTGCGCACGCGCGAGTCCGACGCCCCCGCGCCGGGGTGGAGGCTGGGGACGCACCGGACGCCTGAGCGGACTGCGGTAGGCTCCGCCGAGGCGGTCGCGCCGCAGGGACTGCTCGCGGCGGCAGCGGTGGCCGGTAGTCTCTCTGCAGCCGGGAGGACGGGCGCGGCCGGACGCGGGAGGGGACGCCAGGCTCCGCCCAGGCTCATAGTCCCCGCCGGCAGGCCAGCGTTTCGCGCGCTGGGCTTCTGACGTCGGCGCAGCGAGAGCCAATGGGCGCGGCCGGCGGGGAGGCTCCGCCCCGAGGCCGCCCAGGCCTCGCCTCCTAGCATAGTATGCGCGATCCCAGTCTCATTTGTATGGGGTGGCTGGGGGCTTGCGACCCGACGTTCCGGGTCCTGCGAGCTCCGCTAGAATGACCCTGGCACCTCGTGTCCCTCAGAACTGTGCATCCGGGCTTTCCGCGTGACACCCAGGTCTCCGCACCTTTGGGCACCCACCCTCGAGGGCACAGTCCCGccacccagccccaccctgcAGACCGGGCTCTGTCCAAGGTGCTGCCGGACGGATCCGGCCTGGGTCCGGCCTAGATTCGGTGCGCCCCCACTCCAGAGTGATCTTTCCACCGGCCGGACTCCTCCGGAGTGCAGCAAGGCGCTCCATGGTACCCAGGCCTTTGAAGGCGTGCCTCACGCGCCCGCAGCTGTCCGGAGAGGCCCTGCCCTTCGCGCCAGGCTTCTCGGAGCGTGGGCTCAGCCCAACTCGCTCCCAGTTATCGCCCACAAGGCGCATCCTTGCGGGGCCCTGCCCAGGACagacaggaaacagaaaagatgTAAGGTTGGAGGCCAAGGGAGCAAAGTTGGCCTCCGCCCCGTCCACCCTGAGCAGGGACCAGGAAGGCACCCCTTCTTCAGCATAACGCTGCCCACGATCCTCCTCCTCTTGAGCCCCCGCCTTCTACAGGActacacccacccacccatctgtctGCGTTCCGGGTCCTCCTCTGCATTCTAGGCAGCTCCACCAAAGTCTGCGTGCAACGCCCTTCATTTGCATGGACACATGCAACCCTCGGCGGCTATATGGTCATTAACATGCTTCTCCCACCGCGGAAGAACTTTCGAGGCCCGGACCAAAGTAGATCCTTTATTCAAAGTCTGTAGGGGTCTTTTTGACCGTTTTTATTGACCTGTGACCTCTCACTGAGGACAGCAGTCTAAGATCACCCCCAGAGGGGTTCAAAGACCTCTAAAACCAGAGACCACCCCCACATAAAGGTCCATGGAGAGGGGACTGGATTTCTCTTGCCCTTTGGTCTGGACCATCTGGACCCCCACGGTAAGGGCAAGTCCCAGATAATAGCACCAGATGTTTCCTGTCCGACTTCTGGTCTCCCCAAGATGACCAGAGGCCGAGCTGCCCCTAAACAGGCGCAAGGCCGAGGTAGGGCGCGGCGCAGCACAGCATCTCAGTATCTCGCTGGTGGCGAGTCCAGCGGACCCTGGGGGTCCAGAGTCAGAGAGCGGAGATGAGCGAGCGCAGGGAGCTCTGGCTGGAGGCACTCAGAGGCCGGTAGCCCGCAGCAGAACCCTCAACCTGGGGGTCCCCGGGGGAGCAGGGCAGGGGCACCCCTCGGGGCTGTCGGTACCACACAGCCCAGCTTCTCCTGGGGCCCCT
This genomic interval carries:
- the PAQR4 gene encoding progestin and adipoQ receptor family member 4 isoform X4 codes for the protein MAFLAGPRLLDWASSPPHLQFNKFVLTGYRPASSGSGCLRSLFYLHNELGNIYTHGLALLGFLVLVPMTMPWGQLGKDGWLGGTHCVACLAPPAGSVLYHLFMCHQGGSTVYARLLALDMCGVCLVNTLGALPIIHCTLACRPWLRPAALVGYTVLSGVAGWRALTAPSTSARLRAFGWQAAARLLLHAGVVPDLLWAAHHACPRD
- the PAQR4 gene encoding progestin and adipoQ receptor family member 4 isoform X3 translates to MTMPWGQLGKDGWLGGTHCVACLAPPAGSVLYHLFMCHQGGSTVYARLLALDMCGVCLVNTLGALPIIHCTLACRPWLRPAALVGYTVLSGVAGWRALTAPSTSARLRAFGWQAAARLLVFGARGVGLGSGAPGSLPCYLRMDALALLGGLVNVARLPERWGPGRFDYWGNSHQIMHLLSVGSILQLHAGVVPDLLWAAHHACPRD
- the PAQR4 gene encoding progestin and adipoQ receptor family member 4 isoform X5, which produces MAFLAGPRLLDWASSPPHLQFNKFVLTGYRPASSGSGCLRSLFYLHNELGNIYTHGALPIIHCTLACRPWLRPAALVGYTVLSGVAGWRALTAPSTSARLRAFGWQAAARLLVFGARGVGLGSGAPGSLPCYLRMDALALLGGLVNVARLPERWGPGRFDYWGNSHQIMHLLSVGSILQLHAGVVPDLLWAAHHACPRD
- the PAQR4 gene encoding progestin and adipoQ receptor family member 4 isoform X2, with amino-acid sequence MAFLAGPRLLDWASSPPHLQFNKFVLTGYRPASSGSGCLRSLFYLHNELGNIYTHGSVLYHLFMCHQGGSTVYARLLALDMCGVCLVNTLGALPIIHCTLACRPWLRPAALVGYTVLSGVAGWRALTAPSTSARLRAFGWQAAARLLVFGARGVGLGSGAPGSLPCYLRMDALALLGGLVNVARLPERWGPGRFDYWGNSHQIMHLLSVGSILQLHAGVVPDLLWAAHHACPRD
- the PAQR4 gene encoding progestin and adipoQ receptor family member 4 isoform X1 produces the protein MAFLAGPRLLDWASSPPHLQFNKFVLTGYRPASSGSGCLRSLFYLHNELGNIYTHGLALLGFLVLVPMTMPWGQLGKDGWLGGTHCVACLAPPAGSVLYHLFMCHQGGSTVYARLLALDMCGVCLVNTLGALPIIHCTLACRPWLRPAALVGYTVLSGVAGWRALTAPSTSARLRAFGWQAAARLLVFGARGVGLGSGAPGSLPCYLRMDALALLGGLVNVARLPERWGPGRFDYWGNSHQIMHLLSVGSILQLHAGVVPDLLWAAHHACPRD